Proteins encoded in a region of the Triticum dicoccoides isolate Atlit2015 ecotype Zavitan chromosome 3A, WEW_v2.0, whole genome shotgun sequence genome:
- the LOC119269585 gene encoding BEL1-like homeodomain protein 9 — protein sequence MSSPAGGYGGGAEAHHHQPQHNGHMLLHNHAHHMAAAAAAASGGQLYHVPQHSRREKLRFPPDAAADDSPPTPLAHHHHHHQQQHQAGAWPPPAFYSYASSSSSYSPHSPTMPQGQQLVLNGLTAQQVTAQQFPQIPTQNFSLSLSSASSNPATTPPAPRKQEPGAAAPAAGPYGPFTGYATVLGRSRFLGPAQKLLEEICDVGGAAAHVDHSVPDEGLLDADAMDGADDAAGHELDTSGPMSGAEQQWKKTRLISMMEEVCKRYRQYYQQVQAVIASFESVAGFSNAAPFTALALRVMARHFRCIKGMILSQLRNTSKMPVKEGMSKDITIFGLGGGGAPVGGFQRGGSVNGFGQPHNIWRPQRGLPERSVTVLRGWLFEHFLHPYPTDGDKQMLAKQTGLTRNQVSNWFINARVRLWKPMVEEIHNLEMRQVHKHSPHDKGQQHGAHGQAHQHSSQQQQQQRSGKRSEPCDSHPGQSSGVTRNHHHHHNAAAAASSHGGGFPDDLSQMSHSMQQGQVTFAGYGALPSHHQQQQHGGMASPQHHHHHHVGVGGAGNAGGGGGGVSLTLGLHQNNRVCFGEPLPANLAHRFGLEDVVSDPYVMGSFGGGQDRHFAKEIGGHLLHDFVG from the exons ATGTCGTCTCCCGCCGGCGGGTACGGCGGCGGCGCCGAGGCCCACCACCACCAGCCGCAGCACAACGGCCACATGCTGCTTCATAACCATGCACACCACATggcggccgcggccgccgcggcGTCGGGCGGGCAGCTCTACCACGTGCCGCAGCACAGCCGGCGCGAGAAGCTCCGCTTCCCGCCGGACGCCGCCGCGGACGACTCGCCCCCGACCCCTCttgcccaccaccaccaccaccaccagcagcagcaccAGGCCGGGGCGTGGCCGCCTCCGGCCTTCTACTCCtacgcgtcctcctcctcctcctactcgcCGCACAGCCCGACGATGCCGCAGGGCCAGCAGCTGGTTCTCAACGGGCTCACCGCCCAGCAGGTCACCGCGCAGCAGTTCCCGCAGATCCCCACGCAGAACTTCTCGCTCTccctctcctccgcctcctccaacCCCGCCACCACGCCCCCGGCGCCCAGGAAGCAGGAGCCAGGAGCCGCCGCGCCGGCCGCGGGGCCGTACGGGCCCTTCACCGGCTACGCCACGGTGCTCGGGCGATCCAGGTTCCTCGGCCCGGCGCAGAAGCTGCTCGAGGAGATCTGCGACGTGGGAGGCGCGGCCGCGCACGTCGACCACAGCGTCCCGGACGAGGGCCTGCTCGACGCGGACGCCATGGACGGCGCCGACGACGCGGCCGGCCACGAGCTGGACACCTCCGGCCCCATGTCCGGCGCCGAGCAGCAGTGGAAGAAGACTCGGCTCATCTCCATGATGGAAGAG GTGTGCAAGAGGTACCGGCAGTACTACCAGCAGGTGCAGGCCGTGATCGCCTCGTTCGAGAGCGTGGCCGGGTTCAGCAACGCCGCCCCGTTCACGGCGCTGGCGCTGAGGGTGATGGCCAGGCACTTCAGGTGCATCAAGGGCATGATCCTCAGCCAGCTGCGCAACACCAGCAAGATGCCCGTCAAGGAAGGCATGAGCAAGGACATCACCATCttcggcctcggcggcggcggcgcccccgTCGGCGGCTTCCAGAGGGGCGGCAGCGTGAACGGCTTCGGCCAGCCGCACAACATCTGGCGCCCCCAGAGGGGCCTCCCGGAGCGCTCCGTGACGGTCCTCCGGGGTTGGCTCTTCGAGCACTTCCTGCACCC GTATCCTACTGACGGCGACAAGCAAATGCTGGCCAAGCAGACCGGCCTAACAAGGAATCAG GTGTCGAACTGGTTCATCAACGCGAGGGTGAGGCTCTGGAAGCCAATGGTGGAGGAGATCCACAACCTGGAGATGAGGCAGGTCCACAAGCACTCGCCGCACGACAAGGGCCAGCAGCACGGCGCCCACGGCCAGGCTCACCAGCACTcgtcgcagcagcagcagcagcagcgcagcgGCAAGCGGTCCGAGCCCTGCGACTCGCACCCCGGCCAGAGCAGCGGCGTCACCaggaaccaccaccaccaccacaacgccgccgccgccgcctcctcccacgGCGGTGGCTTCCCGGACGACCTCTCCCAGATGTCCCACTCCATGCAGCAGGGCCAGGTGACCTTCGCCGGCTACGGCGCGCTGCCCTcccaccaccagcagcagcagcacggcggCATGGCGTCGccgcagcaccaccaccaccatcacgtcGGCGTCGGCGGGGCGGGGaatgctggcggcggcggcggcggcgtgtcgCTCACCCTCGGCCTCCACCAGAACAACAGGGTCTGCTTCGGGGAGCCGCTGCCGGCCAACCTCGCGCACCGGTTCGGGCTGGAGGACGTGGTCAGCGACCCCTACGTGATGGGCTCGTTCGGCGGCGGCCAGGACCGGCACTTCGCCAAGGAGATCGGCGGCCACCTGCTCCACGATTTCGTCGGCTGA